The Anaerobranca gottschalkii DSM 13577 genome includes a window with the following:
- the chbG gene encoding chitin disaccharide deacetylase produces MLKLIVNADDFGLTKGCNEGIIKSIKEGIVTNTTIMINMPLAEEAINLAKSNGIEQLGIHFNLTCGKPISTDVLSLIDDQGAFYKRFAILKEKMNLEEVEKELRAQLTKFKSTGVKLTHIDSHHHIHMYPGVAEIIADIALEEKVPLRNANEYVNKIVKEKRILTTEYFSMDFYDKKVTLENLKAIISNRKDGILEIMTHPALIDNELLSLSSYTYPREKELEILMSEEIKLWLNEHKIELIRFEDIRDGKIG; encoded by the coding sequence ATGTTAAAATTAATAGTTAATGCAGATGATTTTGGACTTACAAAGGGTTGTAATGAAGGGATAATTAAATCTATAAAAGAAGGAATTGTAACAAATACAACAATTATGATTAACATGCCGTTGGCGGAAGAAGCTATAAATTTAGCTAAAAGTAATGGAATAGAACAATTAGGGATTCACTTCAATTTGACTTGTGGCAAACCAATTTCTACCGATGTCTTAAGTCTTATTGATGATCAAGGTGCCTTTTATAAAAGGTTTGCAATTCTTAAAGAAAAGATGAATTTAGAAGAAGTGGAAAAGGAATTGAGAGCTCAGTTGACAAAATTTAAATCTACTGGTGTAAAATTAACACATATTGACAGTCATCATCATATCCATATGTATCCAGGTGTAGCTGAAATAATTGCCGATATTGCTTTAGAGGAAAAGGTTCCATTACGTAATGCAAATGAATATGTAAATAAAATTGTTAAGGAAAAAAGAATTCTTACTACAGAGTATTTTAGTATGGATTTTTATGATAAGAAGGTTACACTAGAAAATTTGAAAGCAATAATAAGTAATAGAAAAGATGGAATTTTGGAGATTATGACTCATCCAGCTCTAATAGATAATGAATTGTTATCTTTGAGTTCCTATACCTATCCAAGGGAAAAAGAATTAGAAATTCTAATGTCAGAAGAAATTAAATTATGGTTAAATGAGCACAAAATAGAACTAATTAGATTTGAGGATATACGAGATGGAAAAATTGGTTAA
- a CDS encoding dicarboxylate/amino acid:cation symporter, whose protein sequence is MTKLTSKILKGLFLGMIIGLILNFMPENYVKDVVIIDGILYLIGQIFLRAIMMMVVPLVFISLVNGSSGVGDIKRLGRIGGKTLLFYILSTTVAITIGLGLGLLIKPGIGIDLANNVQSQPNINENLPLVEVLLNMVPRNPIEALANGNMLQVIVFAIFTGLALSSIKEKAENIIKIFESLNELVLKMVEYVMYIAPVGVFALMARTFATQGYQLMLPLLKYMFAVIAALVIHGLVVYGGMLKVFTRLSIVKFIKNFAPALSVAFSTASSGATLPVTLDTVVKRLGVSPKVASFTIPLGATINMDGTALKQGIATVFIAQVFGIELTFSAILTVILTATLASIGTAGVPGVGLIMLSMVLKSVGLPVEGIALIMGIDRLLDMSRTAINIMGDAVCTVIISKMEGEFDQSVFEAEPEKEENFESRKAQLA, encoded by the coding sequence ATGACAAAGTTGACATCGAAAATTTTAAAGGGTTTATTTTTAGGGATGATAATTGGTTTAATACTAAACTTCATGCCTGAAAATTATGTTAAAGATGTAGTAATTATTGATGGAATTTTATACCTTATAGGACAAATTTTTTTGAGGGCTATTATGATGATGGTAGTTCCATTAGTATTTATTTCGCTAGTAAATGGTTCTTCTGGTGTTGGTGATATTAAGAGGTTAGGAAGGATTGGAGGAAAAACCCTCTTATTTTACATCTTATCTACTACTGTTGCTATAACTATTGGGCTTGGTTTAGGATTATTAATTAAACCAGGTATTGGTATAGACTTGGCAAATAATGTTCAAAGCCAACCTAACATTAATGAAAACCTTCCTTTGGTAGAAGTACTGCTTAATATGGTTCCTAGAAATCCAATAGAAGCATTAGCTAATGGTAATATGTTACAAGTCATAGTATTTGCTATTTTTACTGGTTTAGCTCTATCTAGTATTAAAGAAAAAGCTGAAAATATTATTAAAATCTTTGAATCATTAAATGAATTAGTTCTAAAAATGGTGGAATATGTAATGTATATAGCGCCTGTAGGTGTATTTGCTTTGATGGCAAGAACTTTTGCTACACAAGGTTATCAGTTAATGTTACCATTGTTAAAATACATGTTTGCAGTTATAGCTGCATTGGTAATACATGGATTAGTAGTTTATGGTGGAATGTTAAAAGTCTTTACCCGCTTAAGTATAGTGAAATTTATCAAAAACTTTGCCCCAGCTTTATCTGTAGCCTTTTCAACGGCTAGCAGTGGAGCAACATTACCTGTAACCTTAGATACTGTTGTAAAAAGGCTAGGAGTTTCACCAAAAGTTGCTTCCTTTACTATACCTTTAGGGGCAACAATCAATATGGATGGAACTGCTTTAAAACAAGGGATTGCCACAGTATTTATAGCGCAAGTATTCGGTATAGAATTAACTTTTTCAGCAATTTTAACAGTTATTTTGACAGCGACTTTAGCTTCCATAGGAACTGCAGGAGTACCGGGAGTAGGACTTATAATGCTTTCAATGGTTCTTAAATCAGTAGGTTTACCGGTAGAAGGTATAGCCTTAATTATGGGTATAGATAGGCTTTTAGATATGTCAAGAACTGCTATTAATATTATGGGAGATGCTGTATGTACTGTAATTATATCTAAAATGGAAGGGGAATTTGATCAAAGTGTATTTGAAGCAGAGCCAGAAAAAGAAGAGAATTTTGAGAGTAGAAAAGCTCAACTAGCCTAA
- the anmK gene encoding anhydro-N-acetylmuramic acid kinase AnmK yields MEKLVKLYNKKEKLIIGLMSGTSLDGIDAALVRVKNSGLDTEIELIGFETFPYTSEERNEINKACSVSESNVELICQLNFYLGKKFGEAAISIAKKCNIKLDRIDLVGSHGQTIYHIPQNSTLQIGEPSVIKEMTGITTVADFRVMDVAAGGHGAPLVPYTEYLLYRNSEKTIALQNIGGIGNVTILPKMCNVSDVIAFDTGPGNMMIDTCIEIMTDGEKNYDENGIIASKGKLNSELLDELMSIPIIKAKPPKTTGREQFGKDFTVKMINKYREKGVTFEDIVNTFTRFTVKSIAYNYNLYLKDLVIDEVVVSGGGSYNPIIMQMLKEELYYTKVFTQEEKGYRSDAKEAIAFAILANESISGNLNNLPLVTGAKKAVILGKIIP; encoded by the coding sequence ATGGAAAAATTGGTTAAGTTGTATAATAAGAAGGAAAAATTAATAATAGGTTTAATGTCTGGAACTTCATTAGATGGAATAGACGCTGCTTTAGTAAGAGTTAAAAATAGTGGGTTAGATACTGAAATAGAATTAATTGGTTTTGAAACTTTTCCATATACTTCGGAAGAAAGAAATGAAATAAATAAAGCGTGTTCTGTTTCTGAGTCAAATGTGGAGTTAATATGTCAACTTAATTTTTATTTAGGGAAGAAATTTGGAGAAGCAGCTATTTCTATTGCGAAAAAATGTAATATTAAACTAGACAGAATTGATCTTGTGGGTTCCCATGGACAGACAATATATCATATACCTCAAAACAGTACGTTGCAAATAGGTGAACCCAGTGTGATTAAGGAAATGACGGGAATAACTACTGTGGCTGATTTTAGGGTTATGGATGTAGCGGCTGGCGGCCATGGTGCTCCTTTGGTTCCATATACGGAGTACTTACTATACAGAAATTCAGAAAAGACTATAGCACTACAGAATATCGGAGGTATAGGGAATGTAACAATCCTTCCTAAAATGTGTAATGTATCTGATGTAATTGCATTTGATACAGGGCCTGGGAATATGATGATAGATACTTGTATAGAAATTATGACTGATGGAGAGAAAAATTATGATGAAAATGGAATTATCGCTTCTAAAGGTAAATTAAATAGTGAATTGTTAGATGAGTTAATGTCAATACCTATAATTAAAGCTAAACCACCAAAAACTACAGGGAGAGAGCAGTTTGGTAAGGACTTTACTGTAAAAATGATAAATAAATATAGAGAGAAAGGTGTAACTTTTGAAGATATAGTAAACACATTTACAAGGTTTACTGTAAAATCTATAGCTTATAATTATAATTTGTATTTAAAAGATTTAGTTATAGATGAAGTTGTTGTAAGTGGTGGAGGAAGTTATAATCCTATTATTATGCAAATGCTAAAAGAGGAACTATATTATACTAAAGTATTTACACAAGAAGAAAAGGGTTATAGAAGTGATGCTAAAGAAGCGATTGCCTTTGCTATTTTAGCCAATGAAAGTATATCAGGAAATCTTAACAATTTACCTTTAGTAACTGGTGCAAAGAAAGCAGTGATTTTAGGTAAAATAATACCTTAA
- a CDS encoding inorganic pyrophosphatase, with protein MYNEKFWLSLEKLVKESEIVIDRPKGSRHPRLKEIVYEVDYGYLKGTSSGDGEGIDLWLGSDKDKKLDAIMCTVDLDKKDTEIKLLIGCTEREKEKIYTFHNQLDFIGGILVRRWDK; from the coding sequence ATGTATAACGAAAAATTCTGGTTATCTTTAGAGAAGTTAGTTAAAGAAAGTGAAATTGTAATAGATAGGCCTAAGGGAAGTAGGCATCCAAGGTTAAAAGAAATAGTTTATGAAGTTGATTATGGTTATTTAAAAGGGACTTCTTCTGGGGATGGAGAAGGAATAGACCTTTGGTTAGGTTCTGATAAAGATAAAAAATTAGATGCAATAATGTGTACAGTAGACCTAGATAAAAAAGATACTGAAATAAAATTGCTAATTGGTTGTACAGAAAGGGAAAAAGAAAAGATATATACTTTTCACAATCAATTGGATTTTATTGGGGGAATATTAGTAAGACGATGGGATAAGTAA
- a CDS encoding glycosyltransferase has translation MTVFRIIMWLCGLWLLFKIPNFISIREGLEEELKDVSIIIPARNEENRLPGLLKSLKEQRVYPKEVIVIDDQSTDRTVEIAKDYGAKVVKGKPLPSGWQGKSWALWQGVESSTGEILIFLDADTRIEQDGLKKIYTEFLKEKTPLSIQPYHKMEKLYENLSAIFNLILMMGTNVFTPLGRRLKPLAFFGPCQIMTREDYYKVGGHSMAKGSILEDISLGKNFLKQGIPIRCFGGKGAISFRMYPGGIGEIIEGWSKNFASGAGQVGIINLLLISLWVTGMVGITINTFKTLLVGEYLLEVYGLFLLYGLQLYWFLVKIGNFSPFIIIFFPINLIFFIYVFVRSIVMTFILKRVSWKGRKIKV, from the coding sequence ATGACGGTATTTAGAATTATTATGTGGCTTTGTGGTTTGTGGTTATTGTTTAAAATACCCAATTTTATTTCAATAAGAGAAGGTTTGGAAGAAGAGTTGAAGGATGTATCTATAATAATACCGGCAAGGAACGAAGAAAACAGGTTGCCAGGATTATTAAAATCCCTAAAAGAACAAAGGGTTTATCCTAAAGAAGTAATCGTGATAGATGATCAGTCTACAGATAGGACCGTGGAGATTGCTAAAGATTACGGAGCAAAAGTAGTAAAGGGTAAACCATTACCTTCAGGATGGCAAGGAAAGTCATGGGCCCTCTGGCAAGGGGTAGAAAGCTCTACAGGAGAAATACTAATCTTTTTAGATGCTGATACCAGGATTGAACAGGATGGGCTAAAGAAGATATACACAGAATTTCTAAAAGAAAAAACTCCATTATCTATTCAACCGTATCATAAAATGGAGAAACTTTATGAAAATCTATCTGCTATTTTTAATTTAATTCTAATGATGGGTACTAATGTTTTTACACCACTAGGTAGAAGATTAAAACCTTTAGCCTTTTTCGGACCTTGCCAAATTATGACTAGGGAGGATTATTATAAAGTAGGTGGCCATAGTATGGCTAAGGGAAGTATTTTGGAAGACATAAGTTTAGGGAAAAATTTTTTGAAACAAGGAATACCTATAAGGTGTTTTGGTGGTAAGGGGGCTATTTCATTTAGGATGTATCCTGGAGGAATAGGGGAGATAATTGAAGGATGGAGTAAAAATTTTGCATCTGGAGCTGGTCAAGTAGGGATTATTAATTTATTACTTATAAGTTTATGGGTTACAGGAATGGTGGGTATAACTATAAATACTTTTAAGACCCTTTTAGTTGGGGAATATTTATTAGAAGTTTATGGTCTTTTTTTACTATATGGCTTACAACTTTACTGGTTTCTAGTTAAAATCGGTAATTTTTCCCCTTTTATAATAATTTTCTTTCCTATCAACTTAATATTTTTCATTTATGTTTTTGTCCGGTCCATAGTAATGACCTTCATTTTAAAAAGAGTTAGTTGGAAAGGAAGAAAAATTAAAGTATAG
- a CDS encoding phosphatase PAP2 family protein translates to MNNRITKEGLVSLSYLLLIPGLKLIYFFLNRIPRPATSVLTPVDNYIPFIPVFVVPYVIFYPFVLLGLIYLFKNNREVYIHTIKAYSLGLVVCYLTYLFFQTTMPRPEVTGNDIFSKIVAWIYYIDEPYNALPSIHVLGTMITMLGLKEGKYSNLLINLLGWSIILSTVFIKQHGILDVIAALVLCHFVFNTFTSTETVGEDVPVRIGNKGM, encoded by the coding sequence ATGAATAATAGAATAACAAAGGAAGGGCTTGTAAGTTTATCCTATTTACTGTTAATTCCAGGGTTGAAACTGATTTATTTTTTTCTTAATCGGATACCTAGACCTGCCACCAGTGTATTGACACCTGTTGATAATTATATTCCCTTTATACCTGTATTTGTAGTTCCTTATGTGATTTTTTATCCCTTTGTTTTATTAGGTTTAATATATCTATTTAAAAATAATAGGGAAGTGTATATCCATACTATTAAAGCTTATTCCCTTGGCTTAGTTGTGTGTTATCTAACTTATCTATTCTTTCAGACAACTATGCCTAGACCGGAAGTTACTGGAAATGATATATTTTCAAAAATAGTAGCTTGGATATACTATATAGACGAACCTTATAATGCATTGCCAAGTATCCATGTTTTGGGAACAATGATTACAATGTTAGGTTTAAAAGAGGGGAAATATAGTAATCTCCTGATTAATCTTTTAGGTTGGTCAATTATACTTTCAACTGTTTTTATAAAACAGCATGGGATATTAGATGTAATAGCTGCCTTAGTTTTATGTCACTTTGTATTTAACACATTTACAAGTACAGAAACAGTTGGGGAAGATGTTCCTGTTAGAATAGGTAATAAAGGAATGTAA